ATCGAGTACGCCGGCGTCGTCTCGCACCATCGGCTCCTCGCCGAGATGAAGAATCAGGCCGACCGGATGCGCAAGGATCATCGCGAGCCCAGACCGCGGACGGCTGCGGAGGCCCGGGCGTGACCACGTCGCCGACCGAATCCGACCTGGAATTGGGCGGAGATGCGTTTCCGGAGGCGGAGGCCGGCGTGGTCTCCTCACGCCCGCGGTCGCCGTTGCACCTGGTGATCCTGATCGTCCTCATCGACCTGCTGGGTTTCTCGCTGGTGATGCCGTTGCTGGGGCCGCTGGGCGAGCGATATCAGCTCGAAGGCTGGCGCGTGGGGATGTTGTTCGCGGCCTTTCCGATCTGCCAACTCGTCGCCGGCCCGATCCTGGGGAGGCTCAGCGACCGCTACGGCCGACGCCCGCTCCTGGTCTTCAGCCAGGCGGGCACGGCGCTTTCGTTCGTCATACTGGGACTGGCTCGCGACTTCCCGACGCTGCTCCTGGGCCGCATGCTCGACGGGACCTCTGGCGGCAACGTCATGGTCGCCCAAGCCTATGTCGCCGACGTCACCCGCCCCGAGGACCGCGCCCGGGGGATGGGGATGATCGGCATGGCGTTCGGCCTGGGGTTCGTGCTAGGGCCTCTTCTCGGCGGCCTGTTGCTCGAACTGCCTCTCTCGCCCGACTGGAGCCTGCGTGCGCCGTTCCTGGCCGCGGCGGCCTTCTCGACGCTGGCGTTGATCCTGGTCGTCGCGAAGCTCCCCGAGAGCCTCCCGGTCGGGGGGTTAGTGCCGAAGCCGCCCGCGCGGGTGTTGACGCGTCAAGGGCTGGTCGACGTCTTCCGGCTGGAGGGGGTGGGGGCGTTGACGGCCATCGCTTTCCTCTCGATCCTGGCCTGGGCCTCGCTCGAAGGGACCTTCGCCGTCTTTCTTCAGCGCCGGATGGGATGGTCGACGAAAGCCGCGGCATTCGCGTTCGCGGCGACAGGCCTGGTCTCGGCGATCGTTCAGGGGGGCCTGATACGGTCGCTTGTCCCTCGTTACGGGGAGGTCAAACTGATCCTTGTGGGCGGAGGGCTGGCCGGCCTGGGCTTCGCAGTCGCGGCGGCTCTATCGGGGGCGTCCGTCCTCCCACTAGCAGTCGCGATCGTGCTGGTCGCGTTAGGCTCCGGCCTGCTGGCCCCGTCGATCACCGGCCTGCTCTCACGGATCACTCCCGCGAGCGAACAGGGTGGCGTGTTTGGCGCTCTGACCTCGATCCAGACGCTCGCGCGGATCGCTAGTTACCTCTTGGGCAACGTCCTGCTCGACCGAGTCTCTCTCTCGGCACCGTATTGGTTCGCCGCGGGCGTGTACTTGCTCGTCCTGATCCTCGCGGTCGCCACAGCCCCGAAGCTCGCCGTCGCGCTTCGTCGGTCGCGAGCGCGTGCCTGATACTACTGCTGCGATCGAAGTGATCGCCGTGTAAAGTCTCCTCTCATGGTGGCCGAGTCAGGCCCGCAGCGCCGACGGCCGATGACGTCCGCGAGAAGGCCGAGAAACTCGCCGCCGCAGCGTCGGGTCGTCGAACAGCTCCGCGGTCTCGCCGAGCAAGCCGGCGATGCCTCACCCCACGACGTCTGGCACCTCCTCGGTCGGGCCGACCGGCACGCCGATCAAGTCCGCGACGATCCGGGCTCGTACGCCCGCGAGCGCGTAGGCGACCCAGAGGGCGTCTTGATCGTCGACGAGTCTATGTTCCCAAAAAGGGGACGAATTCCGCCGGCGTCCAGCAGCGATGCTCCGGCACGTCCTGTCGGGTCGAAAATCGCCAGGTCGGCGTCTCCCCGGCGTGCACCAGCCGCAGGGGGCACGCCCTGCCGGACCGGGAGCGGTCGTCAGCCGGCTCGGCAAGGGATGCGGTGCTGCGGGCCGGCCCCGGCCTCAGGCTGGCTGGCAAGCGCGGCCGGCCGCACGTCTACGGCGAGGGCGTCGTCGACCTGGCCAAGCGGGCCGGCGAGAGGCGAGGCTGGTCTCGCAGCTCTTCCCAGCTGTATGACATTGCCGAGGTCAAATGTCACATGACCTTCCCGGCGACCTGATTCGAGTCGTGCTCGTCGACGAGCCTACTTCTGCACCAACCCGCCATCCACAGCCGCCGACGTCCTCACCACGATCGCCGACCGCTTCGGTCTGGAGATCACATTACGGTAGGTGAAGGAGGTCGTCGGAGCGAGCGATAGGTCCGGTCCATCCAAGCGAGCGTCGGGGCCTTCCACGCCTTCCTCTCGACCTACATCCTGAACGAGGCTTGGGCGTGGAGACGATCGAAGGCCAAGTTAGCGAACCGCTCCGACGCGACGAATCGCCAGCCCAGCCACGCCGACCAGCGCCGGGCGTGGTGCTGCGAGAATCTGGCCGGGGAGAATCTCGCGACCTTGCGGGCCGGCCCCGCCGACGCCGAAATTCAAACCGCCGCCGACACGCTCCTTAGTGCTAGTTTGCGGTGCGAAATGGCCCTGTTTCAAGGCTTTTGTATGCTGGGGGCGTGCTCAGGAACCCCTCCGATCGGACCGATGGTACGCCGGAGCCATGCTCAGGAATCGATATAACCGGGCAGACCTCTTCGCCATGGTGCCCCAATTCGGCCTCCGCTTCGAGCCCCAGCTCGAGCAACTCGACCGCCTCCTCGACGATGACCAAATCGTCGAGGCCAACCATGACGCCATGGCCCGCCACTCGCCGCGCTCGCGGTCCCGCGGCCGTCCCGCCACGCCGGTGGAGGTCA
The DNA window shown above is from Paludisphaera mucosa and carries:
- a CDS encoding MFS transporter; protein product: MTTSPTESDLELGGDAFPEAEAGVVSSRPRSPLHLVILIVLIDLLGFSLVMPLLGPLGERYQLEGWRVGMLFAAFPICQLVAGPILGRLSDRYGRRPLLVFSQAGTALSFVILGLARDFPTLLLGRMLDGTSGGNVMVAQAYVADVTRPEDRARGMGMIGMAFGLGFVLGPLLGGLLLELPLSPDWSLRAPFLAAAAFSTLALILVVAKLPESLPVGGLVPKPPARVLTRQGLVDVFRLEGVGALTAIAFLSILAWASLEGTFAVFLQRRMGWSTKAAAFAFAATGLVSAIVQGGLIRSLVPRYGEVKLILVGGGLAGLGFAVAAALSGASVLPLAVAIVLVALGSGLLAPSITGLLSRITPASEQGGVFGALTSIQTLARIASYLLGNVLLDRVSLSAPYWFAAGVYLLVLILAVATAPKLAVALRRSRARA